From a single Columba livia isolate bColLiv1 breed racing homer chromosome 19, bColLiv1.pat.W.v2, whole genome shotgun sequence genomic region:
- the ZBTB34 gene encoding zinc finger and BTB domain-containing protein 34, with protein MDSSSFIQFDVPEYSNTVLSQLNELRLQGKLCDIIVHIQGQPFRAHKAVLAASSPYFRDHSALSTMSGLSISVIKNPNVFEQLLSFCYTGRMSLQLKDVVSFLTAASFLQMQCVIDKCTQILESIHSKISVGDVDSVTVGAEENSENRNGVKDSSYFANPIEISPPYCSQVRQSAAGSDLRMETTPGKTLRSRLQEEGHSDRGSSGSISEYEIQIEGDHEQGDLIVRESQIAEVKVKMEKCDRPSCSDSSSLGDDGYHTEMVDGEQVVAVNVGSYGSVLQHVYSFTHASSQATGVSEAFGSLSNTSPSRSMLSCFRGGRARQKRVSTGHLHSDVQGLVQGADSESMVSNPGYENSPRERNTRGHWYPYNERLICIYCGKSFNQKGSLDRHMRLHMGITPFVCKFCGKKYTRKDQLEYHIRGHTDDKPFRCEICGKCFPFQGTLNQHLRKNHPGVTEVRNRVESPDRTEAFVEHKVDNDASASEAMDSSMEIRAMSNTSD; from the coding sequence ATGGACAGCAGCAGTTTCATCCAGTTTGATGTGCCCGAGTACAGCAACACTGTTCTGAGCCAGTTAAATGAACTCCGTTTGCAAGGAAAGCTGTGTGACATAATTGTGCACATTCAGGGTCAGCCATTTCGAGCCCATAAAGCTGTCTTAGCTGCCAGTTCTCCATATTTCCGTGACCATTCAGCATTAAGCACCATGAGTGGCTTATCAATATCAGTTATTAAAAATCCCAATGTTTTTGAAcagttgctttctttttgttacACTGGAAGGATGTCCTTACAGCTGAAGGACGTTGTTAGTTTTCTAACTGCAGCGAGCTTCCTACAGATGCAGTGCGTCATTGATAAATGCACTCAGATACTGGAGAGTATTCATTCAAAGATCAGTGTTGGTGACGTTGACTCTGTCACTGTTGGTGCTGAAGAAAACTCAGAAAATCGCAATGGAGTTAAAGACAGCAGCTACTTTGCCAATCCTATTGAGATATCCCCCCCCTATTGCTCTCAGGTGCGACAGTCAGCAGCAGGCAGCGATCTTAGGATGGAAACTACGCCAGGCAAAACTCTGCGTAGTCGGCTGCAAGAAGAAGGGCATTCAGATCGAGGAAGCAGCGGGAGTATCTCTGAATATGAGATTCAGATTGAAGGTGATCATGAGCAAGGAGACCTGATAGTAAGGGAAAGTCAGATTGCAGAGGTGAAAGTTAAAATGGAGAAGTGCGACAGGCCAAGCTGCTCTGACAGCTCTTCCCTTGGCGACGATGGATACCACACAGAAATGGTGGATGGAGAGCAGGTGGTGGCAGTAAATGTCGGTTCCTATGGGTCTGTCTTACAACATGTTTATTCGTTTACTCATGCCTCATCACAGGCTACAGGTGTGTCTGAAGCCTTCGGGAGCCTGAGCAACACGAGTCCTTCGAGGTCAATGCTGAGCTGCTTCAGAGGGGGTCGCGCACGCCAAAAACGGGTATCCACGGGTCACTTGCACTCTGATGTTCAGGGCTTGGTGCAAGGGGCTGACAGTGAATCCATGGTGAGTAACCCGGGATATGAAAATAGTCCACGAGAGAGAAATACGAGAGGTCACTGGTATCCGTACAATGAGAGGCTGATTTGTATTTACTGTGGAAAGTCTTTCAACCAGAAAGGGAGCCTTGATCGACACATGCGATTGCACATGGGAATAACTCCTTTCGTGTGCAAGTTTTGTGGGAAGAAGTACACCCGCAAGGACCAACTGGAGTATCATATTCGGGGGCACACAGATGACAAGCCCTTTCGCTGTGagatctgtggaaaatgttttcctttccaggGTACACTAAACCAGCACTTGCGGAAGAATCACCCTGGGGtaacagaagtaagaaacaggGTCGAGTCTCCAGACAGAACAGAAGCATTTGTGGAACACAAGGTAGATAATGATGCTTCGGCTTCTGAAGCTATGGATTCTAGTATGGAAATTCGTGCAATGTCTAACACATCTGattaa